The genome window TCAGGAAAGAGCACCAAAGTTGGAATTTATACGAATTCGTCAAATATCATTTTTGGAAATACAATTTATCGGGTGGCTATGACAACCATCAACACGGTTTCCGGTGGGATTCTTCTCGAAAAATTTAAGATGGCTGGTTTAACTGAAGAGGAAGCGATGAATCTCGTGCTTCCAATCCGCGTGAATGCAAAACCGCTTTACAATTCCAATTACAACTATTTATATTATCTCGTCCCGGGACTGTTGACTGTTCTTTTGCAGATGATCCTCATTTTTGTAACAACTCGGGCAATTAATTCGGAATTTAATAATCACACCATTGGCAAATTATTGCAAGTATCAAATAACAGCGTTCTAAACATAATTATTGGCAAAGCGATTGCCTATTCTCTGATGGGATTCCTGATCGTGATCTTCATTTTGGGTTTTGTTTTTCCGGTTTTTGCGATCCCTGTTTATGGTAATTTGTGGCTATTGTCCGGATTCTTCCTGTTTTTCAACATCACTGCAGTATTTTTCGGATTGATGCTTTCCGGAATCATTTCCGATGAAACTGTTGCTTTGGACGTTGCTTTCTTTTACAATTCACCAGCATTTGTTTTTAGCGGATTCACTTTCCCAATATTCGGTATGCCTTTCTTCGACAAATTTTATGCTCAACTAATTCCATACACGCATTTCCTTTATGGCTTTTTCAAATTGTATCAAATGAACGTTCCCATAAAATATTTGAAGCCGGAAATTTTTGCCTTGTTAATATTTTTTGTGATCGGATTTTTAGGAAGTATAATCAGTTTGAAAATTCGTTTGAAAAAATTTAAGACTTCCCAACCCGTTTAGATGAATAAATGAAAAATATATTAAATGTTTTTAAAAGGGAATTGGGAATAGTTGTTAGTGACAAAAGTATCTTACTCACCATTTTGATAGCTCCCTTGCTTTATGCTTTTTTCCTAGGCTCCATTTATATTTATAAAGATGCGGATCAGATCAATTTTGCGGTGGTGGATATGGATAATACGCAAACTACACGCGAATTGTACCGTCTGATGGATGCTAATCAGAAAATAAATTTGATCGGCAAATTAGATAGTTACTCGGCTGGAATTGACAAAATGAACAGAATGAAAATACAGGGATTTCTGTATTTCCCAAAAGGATTTGAAGTAAAACTAAAATTATTGCAGGGTGCGGGAGTAAATTTGTATTTGAACACTACCAGATTTTTGCCTTCAAACGACCTGAACAACGCAGTTCAGACGATAATGCTCACAGCAGGTGCAGGAATCCGACTCAGATATTTCGAGTCAAAAGG of Candidatus Cloacimonadota bacterium contains these proteins:
- a CDS encoding ABC transporter permease, whose translation is MKSNNPLVNVAKREFGRIIRGKSTRNLLIFVPICVFIFLAFIYVNGIVHNIPVAVYDKDHTELSRTIIRFIEASPQTKVIKYLDSSDKIENIFLKNDEIEAIFVIPKNLSKDVLSGKSTKVGIYTNSSNIIFGNTIYRVAMTTINTVSGGILLEKFKMAGLTEEEAMNLVLPIRVNAKPLYNSNYNYLYYLVPGLLTVLLQMILIFVTTRAINSEFNNHTIGKLLQVSNNSVLNIIIGKAIAYSLMGFLIVIFILGFVFPVFAIPVYGNLWLLSGFFLFFNITAVFFGLMLSGIISDETVALDVAFFYNSPAFVFSGFTFPIFGMPFFDKFYAQLIPYTHFLYGFFKLYQMNVPIKYLKPEIFALLIFFVIGFLGSIISLKIRLKKFKTSQPV